The Ammoniphilus sp. CFH 90114 nucleotide sequence TTGGGGTCAGTCCCTTACCTGAGGGGGTATCGCCGAAGCGAGCAGTATGCTTTCTATTTTTACATCTAGCTGGGGAACTCCTACACTTTGATTCTCCACAATCACAGCCACATTAGCTTCTTCTTTGGTAGTTACTATCAGTAAAGCACTTTCGTGCTTTACCTTATAATTGGGGTCAGTCCCTTACCTCAGGGGGTATCTTTATCTCATCGATAATTATTTCCGTTTCTTTTTCTTCTTTTTTATGGGCGTAGATCGCACTGGCCTCAGATGCTTGTCTAACGTCCGAAGTCTAAAGGGGATTTCTTTCCTTCTTTCCCCCATGTACATTTCAGCAATCGGAAAAAAGGATTCGAGTTGATTAGGGACTACGTCCCACTCTATCCATGCTTCTTCCTCTTGGATGTCTTCAATAACCTCTCCACACCTTGCCGCTTTGAGTTCCTCCCCAGTCGGTATAAGCTGAATCGTTCCTTCCGATTTCGTATGAATACTGAACAGATAGTCCAACGCACAGGCAAGCATCTTCCTTAAATCTATGGCATCCATGGCTTTATAGCTGCTTCCATAGCATAGGGTAAGTCGAAAATGATAAGCTGCCCATTCATATTCATGGACCTGTTCAAGAATTTGCCCTAATGAAAAGTGGGATTCCACCTGAGCAGGATCTAAACGGATCGATTGTTCAAATGCAGCTGTTGCCAATTCAGGTCTTCCACCCTTATTATATAGATTCCCTAGCTTATTCCAGAGAAGGCTGTCCTCGTGTAGTGCAATTTTCTTTAGCAGGTATTCTTCAGAATCCGTTGCAAACCGGTGCCTGCTGCCGTCAAAAAGGCCCAACGGCCCAAAATGAAGACGGGGATTCTCCATATTCACCGAACGCATAAGAAGCATGGAAGTCATCTCTATCAAAAAGTCGGATGAGTACGTCCAATCTCCTGCCGAGTGGCAATGCTTGCAGCGGAAATAACCGGTTGTCTGGATATACGCATCCAAGTTCTCCATGATACTAGAACCATGTTTTTTCGCATCTTTATAGTACCTATCGATATCAAAAGCAATCATGCCAATATCATATTTTCCCTTTTTTCCGCAAGGATTGCACTTTA carries:
- a CDS encoding lipopolysaccharide assembly protein LapB codes for the protein MKTVTAESSPSLIMALTKEVPLEHGPDLVSSLPGQYIGKVLEKLDHIKPLTTGNIQLLKCNPCGKKGKYDIGMIAFDIDRYYKDAKKHGSSIMENLDAYIQTTGYFRCKHCHSAGDWTYSSDFLIEMTSMLLMRSVNMENPRLHFGPLGLFDGSRHRFATDSEEYLLKKIALHEDSLLWNKLGNLYNKGGRPELATAAFEQSIRLDPAQVESHFSLGQILEQVHEYEWAAYHFRLTLCYGSSYKAMDAIDLRKMLACALDYLFSIHTKSEGTIQLIPTGEELKAARCGEVIEDIQEEEAWIEWDVVPNQLESFFPIAEMYMGERRKEIPFRLRTLDKHLRPVRSTPIKKKKKKRK